From Pseudomonas fluorescens, one genomic window encodes:
- a CDS encoding TonB-dependent siderophore receptor yields MRRTLLSICVLQAISASSWADQATNDENVLQLQATDIVGTAEYESPLGPVDGYRATRSASATRTDTALHETPQSISVVGKDVVQDLSATRLQDALDYAGGVGRANNFGGQGLTTFTVRGFTTGEFYRNGFPINRGYPNMPDANTIERLEVLRGPATTLYGRGDPGGTFNVVSKQPLAEPTVTLGSQFDDQGMQRGTLDASGPLDEEGRLAYRLNVVGEGGDTFRDHVETERYGVTPVLSWQVNDETKLIFEGDFMRNNHPLDRGVTRYPNQIGTASRETFFGEKDVGKLHNDNSMAQLRFEHMLSDDWTLGGGFQWLDGSLQGNAVEANGVAADGRTLGRNFNYRKLEWTDKDSQLNLTGHFSAGGFDHTLLTGVEYEDYDYQSIIQRSSGAVSAYPIDIFNPVYGQPRPALTRTPTDDQENLKTYAAFVQDQVALTERLKVLAGARFERFEHDYQTFVPGGRSWQASDNAVTPRLGVTYDLTESVALYANTARSFKPNAGASREGGGFDPEKGKSYELGLKWEALDNQLSVDAAIYQIEKRNVLTTDPVDSTYSVAAGEVRSRGFDLNIAGNLTPQWRVIGGYAYVDAEVTKDNVIDSGTRLMNIPQNSFSLLNVYEFQDGALKGLGLGTGLKYVDERAGQTANTAFSMASYTVVDLLGYYKVNDRIRLNLDVKNLTDEDYEEGAFGNVYAYPGAPRTVQVGIAYTL; encoded by the coding sequence GATGAAAACGTCCTGCAACTGCAAGCGACCGACATCGTCGGCACCGCGGAGTATGAAAGCCCGCTGGGCCCGGTGGACGGCTACCGCGCCACTCGCTCGGCCAGCGCCACCCGCACCGACACCGCGCTCCATGAAACGCCGCAGTCGATCAGCGTAGTGGGCAAGGACGTGGTCCAGGACCTCAGTGCCACGCGCCTGCAGGACGCCCTCGACTACGCCGGCGGCGTTGGCCGGGCCAATAATTTTGGCGGCCAGGGCCTGACCACCTTTACTGTGCGCGGTTTCACCACCGGTGAGTTCTATCGCAACGGCTTTCCGATTAACCGCGGTTATCCGAACATGCCGGATGCCAACACCATCGAACGCCTGGAAGTGCTGCGCGGGCCGGCGACCACGCTCTACGGTCGCGGCGATCCGGGTGGCACCTTCAACGTCGTCTCCAAGCAGCCGCTGGCCGAACCGACGGTGACCCTGGGCAGCCAGTTCGATGATCAGGGCATGCAGCGCGGTACCCTGGATGCCTCCGGTCCGCTCGATGAAGAAGGCCGTTTGGCTTATCGCCTGAATGTGGTGGGCGAGGGCGGCGACACCTTCCGCGACCATGTCGAGACCGAACGCTACGGCGTGACCCCGGTGCTGAGCTGGCAGGTCAACGATGAGACCAAGCTGATCTTCGAGGGGGACTTCATGCGCAACAATCACCCGCTCGATCGCGGCGTGACGCGCTACCCGAATCAGATCGGCACCGCCTCGCGCGAGACCTTCTTCGGCGAAAAAGACGTCGGCAAGTTGCACAACGACAACAGCATGGCGCAGTTGCGTTTCGAGCACATGTTGAGCGACGACTGGACCTTGGGCGGCGGCTTCCAGTGGCTGGACGGCAGCCTGCAGGGCAACGCGGTGGAAGCCAATGGCGTCGCGGCAGACGGCCGCACCCTGGGCCGCAACTTCAACTACCGCAAGCTGGAATGGACCGACAAGGACAGCCAACTCAACCTCACCGGTCATTTCAGCGCGGGCGGTTTCGATCACACCTTGCTGACCGGCGTCGAGTACGAGGATTACGACTACCAGTCGATCATCCAGCGCTCCAGCGGCGCGGTGAGCGCCTACCCGATCGACATCTTCAATCCGGTCTACGGCCAGCCACGCCCCGCCTTGACCCGCACCCCGACCGACGATCAGGAAAACCTCAAGACCTACGCCGCCTTCGTCCAGGACCAGGTAGCCCTGACCGAGCGCCTCAAAGTCCTGGCCGGGGCGCGTTTCGAGCGCTTCGAACACGACTACCAGACCTTCGTGCCAGGCGGGCGCAGTTGGCAGGCCAGCGACAACGCGGTGACCCCGCGCCTGGGCGTCACCTACGACCTGACCGAAAGCGTGGCGCTCTACGCCAACACTGCGCGCTCGTTCAAGCCCAACGCCGGCGCCAGCCGCGAGGGTGGCGGATTCGATCCGGAGAAGGGCAAGTCCTATGAGCTGGGCTTGAAGTGGGAGGCGCTGGACAATCAGTTGAGTGTCGACGCCGCGATCTACCAGATCGAAAAGCGCAACGTGCTGACCACCGACCCCGTGGACTCGACCTACAGCGTGGCCGCGGGCGAGGTGCGCAGCCGTGGCTTCGACCTGAACATCGCCGGCAACCTGACCCCGCAATGGCGGGTGATTGGCGGCTATGCCTACGTCGATGCCGAGGTGACCAAGGACAACGTCATCGATTCCGGCACCCGCCTGATGAACATTCCGCAGAACAGCTTCAGCCTGCTCAACGTCTACGAATTCCAGGACGGCGCGCTCAAAGGCCTGGGCCTTGGCACCGGCCTCAAGTACGTCGACGAGCGCGCCGGGCAGACCGCCAACACCGCGTTCTCCATGGCCAGCTACACCGTCGTCGATCTGCTCGGCTACTACAAGGTCAACGACAGGATCCGCCTCAACCTGGATGTGAAGAACCTGACCGATGAAGACTACGAAGAGGGCGCGTTCGGCAACGTCTACGCCTATCCGGGGGCACCGAGGACGGTACAGGTTGGGATTGCGTATACCC